In Paractinoplanes brasiliensis, the following proteins share a genomic window:
- a CDS encoding aminoglycoside phosphotransferase family protein, whose amino-acid sequence MRTLTRNVVENWGADGERWLADLPALIAEVAAEWGVRVLRTYPMTFHWVAEAERADGTGAVLKLGVPDGHLDTEAEALRVFDGEGAVWLLAENAAKGALLIERAEPGTPLTVDDEATLVEVGRRLHRVRGKNSDLPHLRNLRGGFERYREGPIPRRMVDRAAELFDDLCDSATRETVLHGDLHHGNVLRGRDGEWLAIDPHGWVGDPGYDGGAMLYNPDPERRDPELLELVPRRIEMLAAYEKKERVIAWGYVMGVLSELWTVESSGQARTRALDVARFLEPMLD is encoded by the coding sequence ATGCGGACCTTGACGCGCAACGTGGTGGAGAACTGGGGTGCGGATGGCGAACGCTGGCTGGCCGACCTGCCCGCGCTGATCGCTGAGGTGGCGGCGGAATGGGGCGTACGGGTTCTGCGGACCTACCCGATGACGTTTCACTGGGTGGCCGAGGCGGAACGCGCCGACGGCACCGGAGCGGTTCTCAAACTGGGCGTACCCGACGGACATCTCGACACCGAGGCCGAAGCTCTGCGGGTGTTCGACGGGGAGGGCGCCGTATGGCTGCTGGCCGAGAACGCTGCCAAGGGCGCGCTTCTGATCGAGCGGGCCGAACCGGGCACGCCATTGACGGTCGACGATGAGGCAACGCTCGTCGAGGTGGGCCGAAGGCTTCACCGCGTACGGGGGAAGAACTCCGACCTTCCGCACCTGCGTAACCTTCGCGGGGGTTTCGAGCGGTACCGCGAGGGTCCGATTCCGCGGCGCATGGTCGACCGGGCGGCGGAATTGTTCGACGACCTGTGCGACAGCGCGACGCGCGAGACCGTTCTGCACGGGGATCTGCACCACGGCAATGTGCTGCGGGGACGCGACGGCGAATGGCTGGCCATCGACCCGCACGGATGGGTCGGGGACCCCGGGTACGACGGTGGGGCGATGCTTTACAACCCCGATCCGGAACGGCGTGACCCGGAACTCCTCGAGCTCGTTCCGCGGCGGATCGAGATGCTCGCCGCGTACGAGAAAAAGGAAAGGGTCATCGCCTGGGGCTATGTCATGGGTGTCTTGTCGGAGTTGTGGACGGTGGAGTCGTCGGGCCAGGCCCGCACCCGAGCCCTCGACGTGGCCCGTTTTCTGGAGCCGATGCTCGACTAG